The following proteins come from a genomic window of Aquimarina sp. MAR_2010_214:
- a CDS encoding VOC family protein — MNILSPFHLAIPVHNLENARNFYKNILDLEEGRSSDQWVDFNFFGHQLVIHYKPKTDLGDNHNNLVDGKDVPVPHFGIILEWGVWQDLAKKLSDKNIQFVIEPYIRFKGEVGEQATMFFYDPCGNALEFKSFKDTSQIFSK; from the coding sequence ATGAATATTTTATCTCCTTTCCACCTGGCAATTCCTGTCCATAACTTAGAAAATGCCAGAAATTTTTATAAAAATATTTTAGATCTTGAAGAAGGTCGAAGTAGTGATCAATGGGTTGATTTTAATTTCTTTGGTCATCAATTAGTAATCCATTACAAACCAAAAACAGACTTAGGAGATAATCATAATAATTTAGTAGATGGTAAAGATGTTCCTGTTCCTCATTTTGGAATTATTCTGGAATGGGGTGTATGGCAAGACCTTGCAAAAAAACTATCTGATAAAAATATTCAATTCGTTATTGAGCCTTATATTAGGTTTAAAGGAGAAGTTGGGGAACAAGCTACTATGTTCTTTTATGACCCTTGCGGTAATGCTTTAGAGTTTAAGTCATTTAAAGATACATCTCAAATTTTTTCAAAATAG